The Citrifermentans bemidjiense Bem genome window below encodes:
- a CDS encoding methylmalonyl-CoA carboxytransferase subunit 5S: protein MDRIIDITELALRDAHQSLIATRLGIDDMVPVCEDLDQAGYWSIECWGGATYDACIRFLNEDPWVRLRTFKELMPKTPLQMLLRGQNLLGYRHYQDEVVDRFVQKSAENGIDVFRIFDALNDLRNLERSVQAVKQCGKHAQVAISYTISPIHTTAKFVEQAKRLVDMGCDSICIKDMAALIKPHATYDLVRGIKEACGDRIRIQLHAHATSGVTMVSYMKAVEAGVDGVDTAVSSMSLGPGHNPTESFAEMLENTGYTTRIDLGRVNKVKEHFAKVLPRYSEFLSTITGAETEIFRSQIPGGMLSNMESQLKQQGAGDRMRDVLEEIPLVRKDTGYVPLVTPTSQIVGTQAVLNVLMGRYKVLTGEFADLMLGYYGLTPGERNPEVVEQARRHANKEPIECRPADLLEPEWGKLRAAALPLEGCDGSDEDVLTYALFPQVAPKFFATRSEGPRNLGRDPVTGASETSIPEGHPGKITGPVTYTVTLSGQPHKVTVAPYGQE, encoded by the coding sequence ATGGACCGCATTATCGACATAACCGAACTGGCTCTGCGCGACGCGCACCAGAGCCTTATCGCTACGAGGCTCGGGATAGACGACATGGTTCCGGTGTGCGAGGACCTGGACCAGGCGGGCTACTGGTCCATCGAGTGCTGGGGCGGGGCCACCTATGACGCCTGCATCCGCTTTCTCAACGAAGATCCGTGGGTGAGGCTTAGGACCTTCAAGGAGCTGATGCCGAAAACCCCGCTGCAGATGCTTTTGCGGGGGCAGAACCTTTTGGGATACCGGCATTACCAGGACGAGGTGGTGGACCGGTTCGTCCAGAAGAGCGCCGAGAACGGCATCGACGTGTTCCGGATCTTCGATGCGCTGAACGATCTGAGGAACCTGGAGCGGTCGGTCCAGGCGGTGAAGCAGTGCGGAAAGCACGCGCAGGTCGCCATCTCCTATACCATCAGCCCCATTCACACCACGGCGAAATTCGTGGAGCAGGCGAAGCGCCTGGTCGACATGGGGTGCGACTCCATCTGCATCAAGGACATGGCGGCGCTGATCAAGCCGCACGCGACATACGACCTGGTGAGAGGGATCAAAGAGGCCTGCGGCGACCGGATCCGGATACAGCTGCATGCGCACGCCACCAGCGGCGTGACCATGGTGAGTTACATGAAGGCGGTGGAGGCGGGCGTGGACGGCGTGGACACGGCGGTGAGTTCCATGAGCCTCGGGCCCGGACACAACCCGACGGAGAGCTTTGCGGAGATGCTGGAAAATACGGGCTACACCACGCGCATCGACCTCGGCCGGGTGAACAAGGTGAAGGAGCATTTCGCCAAGGTGCTCCCCAGGTACTCAGAATTCCTCTCCACCATCACCGGCGCGGAGACGGAGATCTTCAGGAGCCAGATTCCAGGCGGGATGCTTTCCAACATGGAGAGCCAGTTGAAGCAGCAGGGGGCTGGGGACCGGATGCGCGACGTGCTGGAAGAGATACCGCTGGTGAGAAAGGACACGGGATACGTCCCGCTGGTAACCCCGACCAGCCAGATCGTCGGGACCCAGGCGGTGCTGAACGTATTGATGGGGCGCTACAAGGTGCTGACCGGCGAGTTCGCCGACCTGATGCTCGGCTACTACGGCCTCACGCCGGGAGAACGGAACCCGGAGGTGGTGGAGCAGGCGCGCCGCCACGCGAATAAGGAGCCGATAGAGTGCCGCCCCGCAGATCTATTGGAGCCGGAATGGGGCAAGCTGCGGGCGGCGGCGCTCCCCTTGGAGGGTTGCGACGGCAGCGACGAGGACGTGCTCACCTACGCCCTCTTTCCGCAGGTGGCGCCGAAGTTCTTCGCCACGAGGAGTGAAGGACCCCGAAACCTGGGGCGCGATCCCGTCACCGGAGCTTCGGAAACCAGCATTCCCGAAGGGCACCCCGGGAAGATCACCGGCCCCGTCACCTACACGGTCACCTTGAGCGGGCAGCCGCACAAGGTGACGGTTGCACCCTACGGCCAGGAATAG
- a CDS encoding acyl-CoA carboxylase subunit beta, translating to MSIEEKIKALNDKKSKLKLGGGRSKIDQQHAQGSLTARERIEALVDKDSFQEIGIFARHRCTNFGMAGKELPAEGVVTGAGSVGGRMVHLASQDFTVAGGSAGEVHSDKIVQAMLGSLKTGTPFVFMNDSGGARIQEGIDSLAGYGKVFYHNVMLSGVVPQISLICGPCAGGAAYSPALTDFIIQTAKARMFITGPSVIKEATGEEISAEELGGPLSQMNHSGVAHFVAENDLVALRICKKLLSYLPSNNIEDPPQLESDDVIVPDKTLNSIVPSEQKKAYDVRNVITRLIDGGDFLEVQPLFAANIVVGFGRILGRSVGIVANQPSVLAGALDINASDKGARFVRFCNAFNIPLVTLVDVPGFLPGVQQEKGGIIRHGAKMLFAYAAATVPKITVIMRKAYGGAFLAMCGKELETDRVFAWPSAEIAVMGPQGAVNVIFRNEIAQAEDPKKKRDELIASYQGTFATPYAAAARRDVDDIIEPADTRRHLAMTLDILSTKREFRPMKKHGLIPL from the coding sequence ATGTCCATAGAAGAGAAGATAAAAGCGCTGAACGACAAGAAGAGCAAGCTGAAGCTGGGCGGCGGGCGCTCGAAGATCGACCAGCAGCACGCCCAGGGAAGCCTGACCGCCCGGGAGCGGATAGAGGCGCTGGTGGACAAGGACAGCTTCCAGGAAATCGGCATCTTCGCCAGGCACCGCTGCACCAATTTCGGCATGGCCGGGAAGGAACTGCCGGCCGAAGGGGTGGTCACCGGCGCAGGGAGCGTGGGCGGGAGGATGGTGCACCTGGCGAGCCAGGATTTCACCGTCGCCGGGGGATCGGCGGGCGAGGTGCACAGCGACAAGATCGTGCAGGCGATGCTGGGGTCGCTGAAGACCGGAACCCCCTTCGTCTTCATGAACGATTCCGGCGGCGCCAGGATCCAGGAAGGGATCGACTCGTTAGCCGGCTACGGCAAGGTCTTCTACCACAACGTGATGCTCAGCGGGGTGGTGCCGCAGATCTCGCTCATCTGCGGCCCCTGTGCCGGGGGCGCGGCCTACAGCCCGGCGCTCACCGATTTCATCATCCAGACCGCCAAGGCGCGCATGTTCATCACCGGCCCTTCCGTGATCAAGGAGGCGACCGGCGAAGAGATCAGCGCCGAGGAGCTGGGAGGGCCACTGTCGCAGATGAACCATAGCGGCGTAGCCCATTTCGTGGCGGAGAACGACCTGGTGGCGCTTCGCATCTGCAAGAAGCTCCTTTCCTACCTCCCCTCCAACAACATCGAGGACCCGCCGCAGTTGGAAAGCGACGACGTCATCGTCCCGGACAAGACGTTGAACAGCATCGTGCCGTCGGAGCAGAAGAAGGCCTACGACGTGAGGAACGTGATCACGCGCCTGATCGACGGCGGCGACTTCCTGGAGGTGCAGCCTCTGTTCGCTGCCAACATCGTGGTCGGGTTCGGCAGGATACTCGGGCGGAGCGTCGGCATCGTCGCCAATCAGCCGTCGGTCTTGGCGGGGGCGCTGGACATCAACGCTTCGGACAAGGGAGCCAGGTTCGTCCGGTTCTGCAACGCCTTCAACATCCCGCTGGTGACCCTGGTGGACGTTCCGGGTTTTCTCCCCGGGGTACAGCAGGAGAAGGGGGGGATCATCCGCCACGGCGCCAAGATGCTCTTCGCCTACGCCGCGGCCACCGTCCCGAAGATAACCGTCATCATGCGCAAGGCGTACGGCGGCGCCTTCCTCGCCATGTGCGGCAAGGAGTTGGAGACCGATCGGGTTTTCGCCTGGCCCAGCGCCGAGATCGCGGTCATGGGACCGCAGGGAGCGGTCAACGTCATCTTCCGGAACGAGATCGCCCAGGCGGAAGATCCCAAGAAAAAGCGCGACGAGCTGATCGCTTCTTACCAGGGAACCTTCGCCACTCCCTATGCGGCCGCGGCACGCCGCGATGTGGACGACATCATCGAGCCCGCCGATACGAGGCGCCACCTCGCCATGACGCTGGACATCCTGAGCACCAAGCGCGAATTCAGGCCCATGAAGAAGCATGGCCTCATTCCGCTGTAA
- a CDS encoding acetyl-CoA carboxylase biotin carboxyl carrier protein subunit: MDHHPHPCRYRQKETTVQLTMTIDGKKYRVDVEVEEGEEVRTEGAFPPTATMQAYPVYSAHPTATPPLAAPTPASSSEKICRSPIAGVVFKIVAQVGQHLEMNDLLVVLEAMKMETNITAHMSGKVEKILVSVGEAVQPGQAIAEFA; encoded by the coding sequence ATGGACCACCACCCTCACCCCTGCCGCTACAGACAAAAGGAGACCACCGTGCAACTGACCATGACCATTGACGGAAAGAAATACCGGGTGGACGTAGAAGTCGAGGAAGGGGAAGAGGTGCGTACGGAAGGGGCCTTCCCTCCCACCGCGACTATGCAGGCGTACCCGGTGTATTCGGCGCATCCAACCGCGACCCCGCCGCTGGCCGCGCCGACCCCGGCCTCCAGTTCGGAAAAGATCTGCCGCAGTCCCATCGCGGGGGTGGTTTTCAAGATCGTGGCGCAGGTGGGTCAACACCTGGAGATGAACGACCTGCTGGTCGTCCTCGAGGCGATGAAGATGGAGACCAACATCACCGCGCACATGTCCGGGAAGGTGGAAAAGATTCTGGTTTCCGTGGGCGAAGCGGTGCAGCCTGGACAGGCAATTGCCGAATTTGCCTAA
- a CDS encoding CHRD domain-containing protein, giving the protein MKRVRLLLLVVLAAFFAVSTGYAAEHSFKAKLSPKEEVGKPDAKSSGKAEFKLSKDGKELTYKLHVKDVVDASAAHIHVGKKGENGPPIVGLFSGGKKGKFSGVLSEGKVSGNDLMGDYKGKFDELVKLMRSGDTYVNVHTDKYPDGEIRGQIK; this is encoded by the coding sequence ATGAAAAGGGTAAGGCTGTTACTGTTGGTAGTGCTGGCCGCATTCTTTGCCGTATCTACTGGCTATGCCGCTGAGCACAGCTTTAAAGCAAAATTGAGCCCGAAGGAGGAAGTCGGCAAGCCTGACGCGAAGTCCTCCGGCAAGGCTGAGTTCAAACTCAGCAAAGACGGCAAGGAACTGACCTATAAGCTCCACGTTAAGGACGTCGTAGACGCAAGCGCCGCCCACATTCACGTCGGCAAAAAGGGTGAAAACGGCCCTCCGATCGTAGGCCTTTTCAGCGGCGGCAAAAAAGGGAAATTCAGCGGCGTTCTTTCCGAGGGCAAGGTTAGCGGCAACGACCTTATGGGCGACTACAAAGGGAAATTCGACGAGCTCGTTAAACTCATGAGGTCTGGCGATACCTACGTTAACGTCCACACCGACAAGTACCCGGACGGCGAGATCCGCGGACAGATCAAATAA